In the Candidatus Tisiphia endosymbiont of Melanophora roralis genome, AATTTCAATATTGCTAGCCACAACAGCAAATTCATGCGTAGCTCTCAGCCTACCATTAACTTGGATGGCCACAGTATAAGATTCTAGTTCTAAGAATGATTCGTTGAAAGAAGGCCAAGGGGTTTGATATAATCTTTGCTTTTTACCTAATTTTTGCCAAATTTCCTCTGTAATATGTGGAATAAATGGGTTAAGTAATATAATCAAGATGCTGAAACCCTCTTTAATGCTATCAATATCACCTTCCTTGCCCTTAGATATTTCATCTGACAACGCATTAAATAGTTCCCGCATCCTTGCTATGGCTTTATTTAGCTTAAATTCCCTTATCTCATTGGTAACATGCTTAATAGTGTGATGAGTAAGCTTTGTTAGTTTATTTCTAGGAGTCTCTGTTATTTCACTATTAATTAGTATCTCAGCCATATTTTCTAACTTACTAATAAAACGGCTGCACCCTTCAAGACCATTTGCCGACCATTCACAATCTTTCTCCGGTGGGCTATCAGAGAGTACAAATAGCCGGATAGCATCTGCACCATGGTTTGCTAATATTGATTCTAAATCCACGACATTCTTTTTGGATTTACTCATTTTTTCTATTCGTCCTTGAAATACTTCTTCCCCTGTATTTTTATGAACCCACTTATTAGATTGTTTTGTTATCTCATTTGGGTACAACCAATTATTATTGGTATCTTTATAGGTAGCATGTAATACCATACCTTGAGTCAGCAAACTAGTAAAGGGTTCACGAATACTAAGATAGCCTTGTTCGTTCATTACTTTAGTGAAAAACCTTGCATAAAGAAGATGCATTACTGCATGTTCAATTCCACCAATATACTGATCAACAGGTAACCAATAATCACAGGCTTGTTTGTCAGTCATATCTTTTGTATCTACATTACAATAGCGGGTGAAATACCAAGAAGACTCAAAAAATGTATCTAACGTGTCAGTTTCACGAATAGCTGGTTTCTGACATTTTGGGCAATTAGTATGTTTCCAAGTAGGGTGTGAATCAAGAGGATTGCCATGCCCATCAAATGTAACATCGTTTGGTAGGATTATCGGCAATTGTTCTTTAGGTACTGGTGTGATTCCACAAGTTAAACAATAGATTATTGGAATAGGGCAGCCCCAAAATCTTTGCCTAGACACTCCCCAGTCTTTTAGTCGGTAGTTAATGGTACGTTTGCCTAAACCACGTTTCTCAAGTTCTTTTATAGATTTTTGCTTAGCATCTTGGACAGCAAGACCATTCAGAAAGTCTGAATTGATCATGATACCATCACCTGTATAAGGTTCTAAATATACGTTCACCTGAACATCCTCATTAATTACTACCTGCTTTATTGGTAATGCCATTTGTTTGGCTAATTCATGATCTCTTTCATCATGTGCTGGGCATCCAAAGACCGCTCCAGTACCGTAATCCATTAGTACGAAATTTGTTATTATAACAGGGATAATAATGCTAGGATCAAATGGATGAATGGCCAAAAGGTTAGTACATACCCCTTCTTTTTCAGCTTTATCTACTACAACATTACTGTCTAATTGCGAACATTTCTCAATGAAAGATATTATAGCGTCATTTTTATCTACTAATTGCTCAATTATTGGGTGGTTATAGGCTATCGCAACAAAGCTTGCTCCAAAGATAGTTTCTGGTCTAGTAGAAAACACTTCAATATTGGCATCATGATCCTGTATTTTAAAACTAAAATTTACTCCTTCCGATTTGCCTATCCATTTTTCCTGCATAGATTTAACAGAATCAGGCCAAGAGCCTAATTTTGCAATTTCATTTAACAATTCTTCAGCATAATTAGTGATTTTTAAAAACCATTGTTTTAGTTGTCGTTTTTCGACTAAAGCACCCGAACGCCATCCACGACCATCTACTACTTGTTCGTTAGCTAAAACAGTGTTATCTACAGGATCCCAATTGACTAAAGATTCTTTTTGATATACTAAACCTCTCTCATAAAGTTCTAAAAAAAATTTCTGTTCATGCTTATAATAATCCGGATCACAAGTTGTTATTTCTCTCGACCAATCATATGAAAAACCAATTAATTTTAGCTGATCTCGCATAGTTGTGATATTTGAGTAAGTCCAGTCCTTAGGGTTAGAGTTATTATTGATGGCAGCATTCTCTGCTGGCAAGCCGAAAGCATCCCAACCCATAGGGTGTAATACGTTATAGCCCTGTGATTTCATAAAACGAGCTATGCAATCTCCGATAGAATAGTTACGTAAATGTCCGACATGAATTTTCCCAGAAGGGTAGGGTAACATTTCAAGTACGTAATATTTAGGCTTGTCGCTATCGTTTGTTGCAGCAAAAGCTTTTTCTTCAAGCCAAATTTTTTGCCATTTCTTTTCAATATCTCTCATAATTTGTATTGTAAACTATCCTTATTGTAGCAAGTATATCATTCTTTTCTTTCAGCACTAATATATAATTCTCTAGATTTTCTTAAAATTTTATCTTCTATGCTATTAGCTAGGTCCGAAGTAGTATGATTGTCTAGCCAATTACCATTTTTAAGTGTTTGTTCAAATATTTTTACTTGGATTGCATCCGGGCTAATAACGTTATCTTTAATAAAAATATTTATTTTAAATCGAAAATTTGTTTGTCCTTTTGGACTATACCATTCAGTAATAATGACTCCACCGACTGAATCGGTTGAAGCAAGAGGTGCAAAACTTAAAGTTTCTATAGAAGCTTGCCATAAATATTTATTAACGTTACAGCATACAGTTTTGGTAGATTCATTTTTGATTCTACTTGGTCTAAACACCAAACCTTCTCCTCCAACTATCGACCCCATTTCATCCATCTTTCTTTCTTGCACAGTTTTGGGATAGTCTCCATTCCTTGCAATTGTGGAATTTGGAAAAAGAAATAAAGCTAACATTATGCCAATAATAGTTTTTTTTAAGTGTGTTTTCATAAATGATTTTATTTTTTTACTATTTCAAGTAGTTTAGCTTTAGTGTACCATAAGAACCACGTGATGTAAAGGATAGCCCCGTTCTTTAATTAATAAAATAAATATAATATAGTTGTAAAAGAATAAAGGATACGATAATTTAAATCTCTATAAGAAAATGTGGAATATCCATCTTCTAATAGAAGTTATTAAACATAAATGGTAAAAAATGAAAAATTTGTTATTTTTAATCTGTTTGTATTCCACTATTGCTATAGCCAGTGAATCTAAGTTTTACCCTAATAAGCTTAATTATTGTAAGATCAGTAAGAGTGCAATGAATGATTACGAACCGGAAGAATTCCAATTATCCAATAACTTACTTAGAAAGACAGGACAACAAGCAGTCTATCGTGGTACAAAAATTATAGTAAAGGGTAGATTATTAGACCAAGATTGCGTTCCAGTAGCAGATGCA is a window encoding:
- the leuS gene encoding leucine--tRNA ligase; this translates as MRDIEKKWQKIWLEEKAFAATNDSDKPKYYVLEMLPYPSGKIHVGHLRNYSIGDCIARFMKSQGYNVLHPMGWDAFGLPAENAAINNNSNPKDWTYSNITTMRDQLKLIGFSYDWSREITTCDPDYYKHEQKFFLELYERGLVYQKESLVNWDPVDNTVLANEQVVDGRGWRSGALVEKRQLKQWFLKITNYAEELLNEIAKLGSWPDSVKSMQEKWIGKSEGVNFSFKIQDHDANIEVFSTRPETIFGASFVAIAYNHPIIEQLVDKNDAIISFIEKCSQLDSNVVVDKAEKEGVCTNLLAIHPFDPSIIIPVIITNFVLMDYGTGAVFGCPAHDERDHELAKQMALPIKQVVINEDVQVNVYLEPYTGDGIMINSDFLNGLAVQDAKQKSIKELEKRGLGKRTINYRLKDWGVSRQRFWGCPIPIIYCLTCGITPVPKEQLPIILPNDVTFDGHGNPLDSHPTWKHTNCPKCQKPAIRETDTLDTFFESSWYFTRYCNVDTKDMTDKQACDYWLPVDQYIGGIEHAVMHLLYARFFTKVMNEQGYLSIREPFTSLLTQGMVLHATYKDTNNNWLYPNEITKQSNKWVHKNTGEEVFQGRIEKMSKSKKNVVDLESILANHGADAIRLFVLSDSPPEKDCEWSANGLEGCSRFISKLENMAEILINSEITETPRNKLTKLTHHTIKHVTNEIREFKLNKAIARMRELFNALSDEISKGKEGDIDSIKEGFSILIILLNPFIPHITEEIWQKLGKKQRLYQTPWPSFNESFLELESYTVAIQVNGRLRATHEFAVVASNIEIQNTVMQLPEVQKYLSGKEPKRIIIIPSKIVNIVV
- a CDS encoding DUF3576 domain-containing protein, which translates into the protein MKTHLKKTIIGIMLALFLFPNSTIARNGDYPKTVQERKMDEMGSIVGGEGLVFRPSRIKNESTKTVCCNVNKYLWQASIETLSFAPLASTDSVGGVIITEWYSPKGQTNFRFKINIFIKDNVISPDAIQVKIFEQTLKNGNWLDNHTTSDLANSIEDKILRKSRELYISAERKE